From a single Budorcas taxicolor isolate Tak-1 chromosome X, Takin1.1, whole genome shotgun sequence genomic region:
- the P2RY4 gene encoding LOW QUALITY PROTEIN: P2Y purinoceptor 4 (The sequence of the model RefSeq protein was modified relative to this genomic sequence to represent the inferred CDS: inserted 3 bases in 2 codons; substituted 1 base at 1 genomic stop codon), translating to MASTEALLFTTLGTHSDPDNSEMELDCQFNEEFKFILLPVTYSVVFLLGLGLNALTIWLFLFRLQPWDATATYMFHLALSDTLYALSLPTLVYYYEAHNHWPSGTGLCQFIRFLFYWNLYCSVLFLTCISVHHYLGICHPLRAVHWGLPHLAGLLCLVVWLVVAGCLMPNLFFVTTSPKGDTVLCHDTTRPEEFDHYVYFSSAIMGLLFSGPCLVTLVCYGLMAQRLYWPLPGATQSSSRLRSLHTIAVVLTXFAVCFVPFHITHTIYYMARLLEADCRVLSIVNLVYKVARPLASANSCLDPVLYLLTGEKYXRQLQQLCXGSRSRPPRAASSLVLVFLPEDSRCRWTAAPQDGSCPTPWADSL from the exons ATGGCCAGTACAGAGGCCTTGCTGTTCACAACCTTAGGCACTCACTCAGATCCTGACAACAGTGAGATGGAACTGGACTGCCAGTTTAATGAGGAGTTCAAGTTCATCCTGCTGCCCGTGACCTATTCAGTTGTCTTCCTGCTGGGGCTAGGCCTCAATGCCCTGACCATCTGGCTCTTCCTCTTTCGCCTCCAACCGTGGGATGCAACAGCCACCTACATGTTCCACTTAGCCCTGTCAGATACTTTGTATGCCCTATCACTGCCCACTCTAGTCTACTATTATGAGGCCCACAACCACTGGCCCTCTGGCACTGGGCTCTGCCAGTTCATCCGCTTTCTCTTCTATTGGAACCTCTACTGCAGTGTTCTTTTCCTCACCTGCATTAGTGTGCACCACTACCTGGGCATCTGCCACCCACTGCGGGCGGTGCACTGGGGCCTCCCACACCTTGCTGGCCTTCTCTGCCTGGTAGTTTGGTTGGTCGTAGCTGGCTGTCTCATGCCCAACTTGTTCTTTGTCACCACCAGCCCCAAGGGGGACACTGTCTTGTGCCACGACACCACTCGGCCTGAGGAATTTGACCATTATGTGTACTTCAGTTCGGCAATCATGGGGCTGCTCTTTAGTGGGCCCTGCCTGGTCACTCTTGTCTGCTATGGACTCATGGCCCAGCGCCTGTATTGGCCCTTGCCAGGGGCCACCCAGTCATCTTCCCGCCTGCGCTCTCTACATACCATTGCTGTGGTGCTGAC GTTTGCTGTCTGCTTTGTGCCTTTCCACATCACCCACACAATTTATTACATGGCAAGGCTGTTGGAAGCTGACTGCAGGGTGCTGAGCATCGTCAACTTGGTCTACAAAGTGGCTCGGCCTCTGGCCAGTGCCAATAGCTGCCTGGATCCTGTGCTCTATTTGCTCACTGGGGAAAAGTACTGACGTCAGCTCCAGCAACTCT AGGGTAGCAGGTCCCGGCCtcccagggctgcctcctctctggTGCTGGTGTTCCTGCCTGAAGACAGCAGATGCAGGTGGACAGCCGCCCCCCAGGATGGCAGCTGCCCCACCCCTTGGGCAGATAGTTTGTAA